In Populus nigra chromosome 10, ddPopNigr1.1, whole genome shotgun sequence, the following proteins share a genomic window:
- the LOC133704991 gene encoding autophagy-related protein 8i-like has translation MGKVKFFKQESTFDDRLGESKNIIFKYPDRVPVIIERYSRTDLPEMEKRKYLVPRDMTIGQFIHILSSRLELTPGKALFIFVKNTLPQTASQMDSIYESYKDDDGFLYMCYSSEKTFG, from the exons ATGGGAAAGGTCAAGTTTTTTAAGCAGGAATCCACATTTG ATGATAGACTTGGAGAATCAAAGAATATCATTTTCAAATACCCAGATCGAGTTCCT GTGATTATTGAAAGATATTCAAGGACGGACCTGCCAGAAATGGAAAAGAGAAA ATACTTGGTTCCCCGAGACATGACTATCGGCCAATTCATCCACATTTTAAGTAGTAGACTAGAGTTAACTCCTGGAAAGGCTCTGTTCATTTTTGTGAAGAACACGTTGCCTCAAACAG CAAGTCAAATGGATTCAATCTATGAATCTTACAAGGACGATGACGGATTTCTGTACATGTGCTACAGCAGCGAAAAAACCTTTGGCTAA